In the Palaeococcus pacificus DY20341 genome, one interval contains:
- a CDS encoding sulfite exporter TauE/SafE family protein, which yields MLKYASYFFVGIFIGILAAMFGLGGGFLIVPTLNLLGVEIHHAVGTSSAAVVFTSLSSAIAYSRQKRIHYKVGILLAIPAVVGAYIGAWLTSFLNPAQLKTIFGAVLIIVAVRIYRKKTVEPSEIKLEDVEVNYNLVPIGGFFAGIASGLLGVGGGIINVPFLTYLGLPIHYAVATSSFAIVFTALSGATKHYLLGNVELSWLVLLVPGLIVGAQIGARVAKRTKASSLKRAFAGVMLILALRMILKGLGFAVP from the coding sequence GTGCTTAAATACGCGTCTTACTTTTTCGTTGGTATATTCATAGGAATATTGGCTGCTATGTTCGGACTTGGCGGAGGGTTTTTGATAGTCCCGACTCTCAACCTCTTGGGTGTTGAAATCCATCACGCCGTTGGAACATCTTCCGCGGCCGTTGTGTTTACTTCACTTTCTTCGGCTATCGCCTACTCGAGGCAAAAGAGGATTCACTATAAAGTGGGCATTCTCTTAGCCATTCCTGCCGTGGTTGGTGCCTATATCGGTGCTTGGCTAACCTCCTTCCTAAACCCTGCCCAGCTTAAGACTATCTTTGGAGCAGTGCTCATAATCGTAGCAGTCAGGATTTATAGGAAAAAAACAGTGGAGCCGAGTGAAATTAAGCTTGAGGACGTTGAGGTTAACTATAATCTCGTGCCCATTGGGGGCTTCTTCGCTGGTATAGCCTCAGGCCTCTTGGGTGTTGGAGGAGGTATAATAAACGTTCCATTTCTCACTTACCTCGGCCTGCCGATTCACTATGCCGTTGCAACTTCAAGCTTTGCCATCGTTTTCACAGCTTTGAGCGGAGCAACGAAGCACTATCTCTTGGGCAATGTCGAGCTCAGCTGGCTCGTGTTATTGGTTCCGGGCCTTATCGTTGGTGCGCAAATAGGGGCAAGAGTGGCAAAGAGGACTAAAGCGAGCAGCTTAAAGAGGGCATTCGCCGGGGTCATGCTGATCCTCGCTTTGAGGATGATTTTAAAGGGATTGGGCTTTGCCGTTCCCTGA